In Candidatus Methylomirabilota bacterium, one DNA window encodes the following:
- a CDS encoding lysophospholipid acyltransferase family protein — protein sequence MVFGLGAVVLATIILPMLSLWPSRDHELRAQRAVRLSLCLFTWFMQLLCLIRVSWKHADRLTAHPVIFIANHPSLIDVVLILGRLRQADCIVKHATLTNPFLRLVVRKAGYLTNDGGANLLHCAAHRLHSGRCLLVFPEGTRSPAGSLGRFRRGAARVALESNCPIIPLVLTCEPPTLLRGQKWHDVPDRPAHYTLDVQQPIIPRDWVDAERPRSLAARRLTAELRRLYETKLSTEMAHP from the coding sequence GTGGTCTTCGGCCTGGGCGCCGTCGTTCTGGCAACCATCATCCTGCCGATGCTGTCGCTGTGGCCATCGCGCGACCACGAACTCCGAGCGCAGCGCGCCGTTCGACTCTCGCTTTGTCTATTTACCTGGTTCATGCAACTCTTGTGTCTCATACGCGTGTCCTGGAAGCACGCCGACCGTCTGACCGCACATCCAGTCATCTTCATCGCCAATCACCCCAGTCTCATCGACGTGGTTCTCATCTTGGGGCGGCTGCGGCAGGCGGATTGCATCGTGAAGCACGCGACTCTCACGAATCCCTTTCTTCGCCTGGTCGTACGGAAGGCCGGCTATCTGACCAACGACGGCGGAGCAAACCTCCTTCACTGCGCCGCTCACAGACTCCACAGTGGCCGTTGCCTTCTCGTCTTTCCGGAGGGAACGCGGTCGCCCGCTGGCAGCTTGGGGCGATTCCGCAGGGGCGCCGCCCGCGTGGCGCTCGAGAGTAATTGCCCGATCATCCCGCTCGTCCTCACCTGCGAGCCGCCGACACTCCTCAGAGGACAGAAGTGGCACGACGTTCCCGACCGCCCTGCCCATTACACCCTCGATGTGCAGCAGCCAATCATCCCTCGGGACTGGGTCGACGCTGAACGGCCTCGCTCCCTCGCTGCTCGCCGCCTGACCGCCGAGTTGCGGCGGTTGTACGAAACCAAGCTTTCGACCGAGATGGCACACCCATGA
- a CDS encoding acyl carrier protein, which translates to MNISKADILSRLTDVLVSGFDIRREDIVADARLVDDLELDSLDRVDLVVRLEQETNLAIEEEELKGIQTISDVIAVLHGKLNSRPG; encoded by the coding sequence ATGAACATTTCGAAGGCTGACATCCTCTCCCGGCTCACCGATGTCCTGGTGTCGGGCTTCGACATCCGACGCGAGGACATCGTTGCGGATGCCCGCCTCGTCGACGATCTCGAACTCGACAGCCTCGATCGTGTCGACCTCGTCGTAAGGTTGGAACAGGAAACTAACCTCGCTATCGAAGAGGAAGAACTCAAGGGTATTCAGACCATCAGCGACGTCATCGCTGTCTTGCACGGCAAACTGAATTCACGTCCGGGCTAG